In Papaver somniferum cultivar HN1 chromosome 1, ASM357369v1, whole genome shotgun sequence, a genomic segment contains:
- the LOC113350066 gene encoding uncharacterized protein LOC113350066, protein MVLINSTLSAYPSYQMQCFEFPKSVLDEFDKLQRDFWWQKDNPKKEFYPKAWDDIRTSKVSSGIGIRDPYKVNMSLLAKLAWRMLKNPEDLWVKILRGKYFPRAHPFHKNKDYEISWIWHSIRSGLQIIKENCIWQVGDGRSIHVTLDNWIPDVGTLSNWHNEDIKFVSDLITVEGGWNIDLIDSIFQPRIANKIKSVHLS, encoded by the coding sequence ATGGTTCTTATTAACTCTACTTTGTCAGCTTATCCATCTTATCAGATGCAGTGTTTTGAATTTCCAAAATCCGTTCTTGATGAATTTGACAAGTTGCAGAGGGATTTTTGGTGGCAGAAAGACAACCCTAAGAAAGAATTTTACCCTAAAGCTTGGGATGATATTAGGACTTCTAAAGTTTCTAGTGGTATTGGGATTAGAGATCCTTATAAGGTTAATATGTCTCTTTTAGCTAAGTTAGCTTGGAGGATGTTGAAAAATCCGGAGGATTTATGGGTTAAAATTCTTAGGGGGAAATATTTTCCTAGAGCGCACCCTTTTCATAAGAACAAGGATTATGAAATTTCTTGGATATGGCATAGTATCAGATCGGGTCTGCAAATTATCAAGGAAAATTGCATATGGCAAGTTGGAGATGGTAGAAGCATTCATGTGACTCTAGATAATTGGATCCCTGATGTGGGTACATTGTCTAATTGGCATAATGAAGATATTAAATTTGTATCTGATCTCATTACAGTTGAGGGTGGCTGGAATATTGATCTAATTGATTCTATTTTCCAGCCAAGGATAGCAAATAAAATCAAATCTGTACATCTCTCATGA
- the LOC113298839 gene encoding mitochondrial import inner membrane translocase subunit TIM17-2-like: MGTPETSREPCPDRILDDIGGAFGMGAVGGSAFHFLKGIYNSPKGERLVGGTQAVRMNAPRVGGSFAVWGGLFSAFDCTMVYVRQKEDPWNSIFAGAATGGFLQMRQGLGPASRSALFGGVLLAMIEGAGIMLNRVLSPPVNIPMEEGMPPGMPPGFPMGQLPGQQPQMGSAMSMEDSSSGSASSWLGGLFGGEKKKEDKSSGGSKTEILESFDTPSAPIPSFDYK, encoded by the coding sequence ATGGGAACTCCAGAAACATCACGAGAACCATGTCCAGATCGAATCTTAGATGATATTGGTGGTGCTTTTGGTATGGGAGCCGTTGGTGGTTCAGCTTTTCATTTCTTGAAAGGAATCTATAACTCACCTAAAGGAGAAAGACTAGTTGGAGGCACACAAGCTGTTCGTATGAATGCACCTCGAGTTGGTGGTAGTTTTGCAGTATGGGGTGGTCTATTTTCTGCATTTGATTGTACAATGGTCTATGTTCGTCAAAAAGAAGACCCATGGAATTCGATTTTTGCTGGTGCAGCTACTGGTGGATTTTTACAGATGAGACAAGGTCTTGGTCCTGCTTCAAGATCTGCTTTATTTGGTGGTGTTCTACTTGCTATGATTGAAGGAGCTGGGATTATGTTAAATAGGGTTTTGAGCCCTCCTGTTAATATACCTATGGAAGAGGGGATGCCACCAGGGATGCCGCCTGGGTTTCCTATGGGGCAATTGCCTGGTCAGCAGCCTCAGATGGGTTCTGCTATGTCTATGGAGGATTCTAGTTCGGGTTCAGCTTCGTCATGGCTTGGTGGATTGTTTGGTggcgagaagaagaaggaagataaGTCAAGTGGAGGGAGTAAGACAGAGATTTTGGAGAGTTTTGATACACCCAGTGCTCCGATTCCCTCATTTGATTATAAATGA